Proteins encoded by one window of Candidatus Binatia bacterium:
- a CDS encoding response regulator, with translation MSEQNSRHGAVHLVDDDEGIRTLVVRVLASVGLECVAWAGPAAFLAALPRYPVVEALIVDIRLAGMSGLELVRELRERGITAPVVFISGVNEVPVAVEAMKLGAHDFLTKPFSGQALIDTVQAAIRRHSAEADRDARTAQARELVARLSPRERQVFLSIVDGKANKVIAMDLGLSEKTVEEHRAHVMSKLAAGSVADLVKIAVVCGLCDPAAVSGRS, from the coding sequence ATGAGCGAACAGAATAGCCGCCACGGTGCCGTCCACCTCGTGGACGACGACGAGGGAATCCGTACGCTCGTGGTCCGGGTACTGGCGTCCGTGGGGCTCGAATGCGTGGCATGGGCCGGCCCCGCGGCCTTTCTCGCCGCACTTCCCCGCTACCCCGTCGTCGAAGCGCTGATCGTGGACATCCGCCTTGCCGGGATGAGCGGCCTCGAGCTGGTGCGCGAGCTTCGCGAGCGCGGAATCACCGCTCCGGTCGTCTTCATCTCGGGAGTCAACGAGGTGCCCGTGGCCGTCGAAGCCATGAAGCTCGGCGCCCATGATTTCCTGACGAAACCCTTCTCCGGCCAGGCTCTCATCGACACCGTGCAGGCGGCGATCCGCCGCCACAGCGCCGAAGCCGACCGCGATGCCCGCACCGCGCAGGCACGCGAGCTGGTCGCGCGACTTTCGCCGCGCGAGCGCCAGGTTTTCCTCTCGATCGTCGACGGCAAGGCCAACAAAGTCATCGCGATGGACCTCGGCCTGTCGGAGAAAACCGTCGAGGAGCACCGGGCCCACGTCATGTCGAAGCTGGCTGCCGGATCGGTGGCCGATCTCGTCAAGATCGCCGTCGTCTGCGGCCTCTGCGACCCCGCGGCGGTATCGGGACGTTCCTGA
- a CDS encoding DUF427 domain-containing protein: MKAIWNGTVVAQSDDTVVVEGNHYFPLSAVNMSLLEPSTTTTVCPWKGTANYYNLSVDGRRNEDAVWYYAEPKEAAKQIRGRIAFWKGVEVTP, from the coding sequence ATGAAGGCCATCTGGAACGGTACCGTCGTCGCACAGTCGGACGATACCGTCGTCGTCGAAGGCAACCACTATTTTCCTCTGTCTGCCGTCAACATGTCGCTGCTCGAGCCGAGCACGACGACGACGGTGTGTCCGTGGAAAGGAACCGCCAACTACTACAACCTCAGCGTCGACGGCCGCAGGAACGAGGATGCAGTGTGGTACTACGCGGAGCCGAAGGAAGCGGCCAAACAGATCCGCGGTCGCATCGCGTTCTGGAAGGGAGTCGAAGTGACGCCCTGA
- a CDS encoding tetratricopeptide repeat protein has product MKLAIAKGRRFTQGLAALLLCGLAVAYWGSFGVGFYFDDAYGISGNPAIRSVSNIPSFFSDPFTLTTVRENVDLRPVLVTTYALNYAVSGNDPWSYHALNLVLHLIAALLVFVLVRDYLWWPENTRGPDGAARLPAAAAALFFALAPINNQALNYMWARSALLCTLLYLAAMLAMMNGRVLGAALLHALALLTKAIALTLPAAFVAYDFLYRDRERHPDFRSWLRDWKELVPPVAPLLAVDLLYLGLRRVMLPPWADSAMHETWVTPWIWCISQWPAFLHYVRIFVWPAGLSVDHDFPYTMNLAEPQALCSLFAIAVWITAALWYSRRFPQVAFATVWFFLTLAPESSFWPLAEVVNDHRPYIATSLGLSLLLAWIVDAGASLAGRGNYRIVMVAATAVLCLGAVIVGNRRTADWRDSDTLWESTVRSSPGNGRAWMNAGIGYFRRGDYAGAHRYFDRARQLAPAYPYLYMNVVALDLAEGRVEDAVTAGQQAVRFGGAIGLSHYHYGNALERQGRLSDAVAEFRRASELDPNDENSRTALARTSDALAAADATKAEAAMMSEGIRLLDIDHDPERAVEQFQALLQRHPGHYGATYQLARALDAAGRGGEALEIWQKALEMARQTHDTQAEARIVKRLGTRS; this is encoded by the coding sequence ATGAAGCTGGCGATCGCGAAAGGGCGCAGGTTCACGCAGGGCCTGGCGGCGCTGCTTCTTTGCGGTCTCGCCGTCGCCTACTGGGGGAGCTTCGGCGTCGGCTTCTATTTCGACGACGCCTACGGGATCAGCGGCAACCCGGCGATCCGCTCCGTTTCCAATATCCCGTCGTTCTTCTCCGATCCGTTCACACTGACGACGGTGCGCGAGAACGTCGACCTGCGCCCGGTGCTGGTGACGACGTATGCGCTCAACTACGCCGTCTCGGGCAACGATCCGTGGAGCTACCATGCGCTCAACCTGGTGCTGCACCTCATTGCTGCGCTCCTCGTCTTCGTGCTCGTGCGCGATTATCTGTGGTGGCCGGAGAACACGCGCGGTCCCGACGGTGCTGCGCGGCTTCCGGCCGCGGCCGCGGCGCTGTTCTTCGCGCTGGCGCCGATCAACAACCAGGCCCTGAACTACATGTGGGCGCGCTCGGCGCTGCTGTGCACGCTGCTGTACCTGGCGGCGATGCTCGCGATGATGAACGGGCGCGTGCTCGGTGCGGCGCTGCTGCACGCGCTGGCGCTGCTGACCAAGGCCATCGCGCTGACGCTGCCCGCAGCCTTTGTCGCGTACGATTTCCTGTACCGCGACCGCGAGCGTCATCCGGATTTCCGCAGCTGGCTTCGCGACTGGAAGGAGCTGGTGCCGCCAGTGGCACCGCTGCTGGCGGTCGACCTTCTCTATCTGGGTCTGCGGCGAGTGATGCTGCCGCCGTGGGCCGATTCGGCGATGCACGAGACGTGGGTGACGCCGTGGATCTGGTGCATCAGCCAGTGGCCGGCTTTCCTGCACTACGTGCGGATTTTCGTGTGGCCAGCCGGTTTGTCGGTCGACCACGACTTCCCGTACACGATGAACCTGGCCGAGCCTCAGGCACTCTGCTCGTTGTTCGCCATCGCCGTGTGGATCACTGCGGCACTGTGGTATTCGCGGCGCTTCCCGCAGGTCGCATTCGCAACCGTCTGGTTCTTCCTGACGCTGGCACCCGAGTCGTCGTTCTGGCCCCTGGCCGAAGTCGTCAACGACCATCGTCCCTACATCGCGACATCCCTCGGGCTGTCGCTGCTGCTGGCGTGGATCGTGGATGCGGGCGCGAGCCTGGCGGGCCGCGGCAATTACCGCATCGTCATGGTCGCGGCGACAGCAGTGCTGTGTCTCGGTGCGGTGATCGTCGGCAACCGGCGCACGGCCGACTGGCGCGATTCCGATACGCTGTGGGAAAGCACGGTGCGTTCGAGCCCCGGCAACGGACGCGCGTGGATGAATGCAGGAATCGGCTATTTCCGTCGCGGCGACTACGCGGGCGCGCACCGCTATTTCGACCGCGCACGCCAGCTCGCGCCGGCCTACCCGTATCTGTACATGAACGTCGTGGCGCTCGACCTGGCCGAGGGCCGCGTGGAGGACGCCGTGACCGCGGGGCAGCAGGCGGTGCGCTTCGGAGGCGCAATCGGGCTCAGCCACTATCACTACGGCAACGCGCTCGAGCGCCAGGGCAGGCTGTCGGATGCGGTTGCGGAGTTCCGCCGCGCGAGCGAGCTGGATCCGAACGACGAGAACTCGCGCACGGCGCTCGCACGCACGTCGGATGCGCTGGCGGCCGCCGATGCCACCAAGGCAGAGGCCGCGATGATGTCCGAAGGCATCCGGCTTCTCGACATCGACCACGATCCCGAACGTGCCGTCGAGCAGTTCCAGGCCCTGCTGCAGCGCCACCCCGGCCATTACGGTGCGACCTACCAGCTTGCGCGAGCGCTGGATGCAGCCGGGCGCGGCGGCGAGGCGCTCGAAATCTGGCAGAAGGCCCTCGAGATGGCGCGCCAGACCCACGACACCCAGGCCGAAGCGAGGATCGTCAAAAGACTGGGGACTCGATCCTGA